A region of Deinococcus rubellus DNA encodes the following proteins:
- a CDS encoding DUF58 domain-containing protein, whose product MTQRPASLPPSSGLRERLSGWASDDGNADQGLGITVAPATHFSKGPRVYPTRFGAGFLFTALLTLIGCVNYQLSLGYLVTFLMLGLWVSGAVAASRSLSGLRLSAAPPDTAWAGEEAAFAVRVQNPSDQARARLRLRAHRPRSATITLLDVAAQAETTAPVMIAAPRRGPLTLPRLRLEGRDALGLWRGVTYPLLSAEALIYPAPEADAPPLPGTRASEGSGAKRAAGQEEFAGVRPYLPGDAPRQVAWRHSARTGDLHTKVFDVPLSLTLCLDYAELRGLDPEARYSRLSAWVRQARQHDVRYRLELPDRMVEEGSGEAHSRRALNALALSQPSVSQAARQGDQPNGLPERLAGRP is encoded by the coding sequence ATGACGCAGCGCCCCGCTTCTCTCCCTCCGTCCAGCGGCCTGCGCGAACGCCTCAGCGGGTGGGCCAGTGACGACGGCAACGCCGACCAGGGCCTGGGCATCACGGTGGCCCCCGCCACCCACTTCTCGAAGGGGCCGCGCGTGTACCCGACCCGCTTTGGCGCGGGGTTTCTGTTCACGGCGCTGCTGACCCTGATCGGCTGCGTCAACTATCAGCTCAGCCTTGGGTATCTGGTGACCTTCCTGATGCTGGGGCTGTGGGTGTCAGGTGCGGTGGCGGCCTCGCGCAGCCTCAGCGGCCTGAGACTCAGTGCCGCGCCGCCGGACACCGCCTGGGCCGGGGAAGAAGCGGCCTTTGCGGTCAGGGTGCAAAACCCCTCGGACCAGGCCCGTGCCCGGCTGCGCCTGCGTGCCCACCGCCCGCGCTCGGCGACCATCACGCTGCTCGACGTGGCGGCGCAGGCCGAGACCACCGCGCCGGTCATGATCGCGGCTCCCCGGCGCGGCCCGCTCACGTTGCCGCGTCTGCGGCTGGAGGGCCGCGACGCCCTGGGCCTGTGGCGCGGCGTGACCTACCCGCTGCTGAGCGCCGAGGCGCTGATCTACCCGGCTCCTGAAGCGGACGCGCCGCCGCTGCCGGGCACGCGGGCCAGTGAGGGCAGCGGGGCGAAGCGGGCGGCGGGCCAGGAAGAGTTTGCGGGTGTCCGGCCCTACCTGCCCGGCGACGCGCCCCGGCAGGTGGCCTGGCGGCACTCGGCCCGCACCGGCGACCTCCATACCAAAGTCTTCGACGTGCCGCTCAGCCTGACCCTGTGCCTGGACTACGCCGAGTTGCGTGGCCTGGACCCCGAGGCCCGCTACTCGCGTCTGAGCGCCTGGGTGCGGCAAGCCCGCCAGCACGACGTCCGCTACCGCCTGGAACTGCCAGACCGGATGGTGGAGGAGGGGAGCGGCGAGGCCCACTCGCGCCGCGCCCTGAATGCCCTGGCCCTCTCGCAACCGTCTGTCTCACAAGCGGCCCGGCAAGGCGATCAACCGAACGGCCTGCCCGAGCGTCTGGCGGGCCGACCATGA
- a CDS encoding ankyrin repeat domain-containing protein, producing MTDHPPTPDAETLAFLQSVFELVRAGDADQLGPLLDQGLPANLLNQKGDSLLMLASYHGHLEATRQLLEHGADPERANDQGQTPLVGAAFKGNLEMAELLLDHGADTETAGPGGKTALMMAAMFNRTEMVGWLLSRGANLHARDVGGLSVADAARLMGAQDTAAQLDALLSQAP from the coding sequence ATGACCGACCACCCACCCACCCCCGACGCCGAAACGCTCGCCTTCCTCCAGTCGGTCTTTGAACTCGTCCGCGCCGGGGATGCCGATCAGCTTGGGCCGCTGCTCGACCAGGGGCTGCCCGCCAACCTGCTCAACCAGAAGGGCGACAGCTTGCTGATGCTGGCCAGCTATCATGGCCACCTGGAGGCCACCCGGCAGCTGCTGGAACACGGGGCCGACCCCGAACGCGCCAACGATCAGGGCCAGACCCCGCTCGTCGGCGCGGCGTTTAAGGGCAATCTGGAGATGGCCGAGCTGCTGCTGGATCACGGAGCCGACACTGAGACGGCAGGTCCTGGCGGCAAGACCGCACTGATGATGGCCGCCATGTTCAACCGCACCGAGATGGTGGGCTGGCTTCTCTCGCGCGGCGCGAACCTGCATGCCCGCGACGTGGGCGGCCTGTCGGTGGCCGACGCCGCCCGGCTGATGGGTGCGCAGGACACGGCTGCCCAGCTCGACGCCTTGCTCAGTCAGGCTCCATAA
- a CDS encoding AAA family ATPase, with protein sequence MTRTLSSLSRASAEGGVGQPDAGLSALVAATLAQLDRVILGKSGQVRLSLACLLAGGHLLLEDVPGVGKTTLAQAIAASLGLHFSRLQFTSDLLPADLLGVSIYEPAAREFRFHEGPVFTQLLLADEINRATPKTQSALLEAMEERQVSEGGTTRPLPSPFFVIATQNPASQLGTFALPESQLDRFLMTVSLGYPDPRAERELLLAGGRRDAARELSAVLTPHALLAAQESAAAVHVSGALADYVLALITASRAHPDVQAGLSPRAALGLLAAARAWAWLAGRAHVLPEDVQAVFGSVAAHRLLGRATGAPSPAVAAQLLGVVAIP encoded by the coding sequence ATGACCCGCACCCTGTCCAGTTTGAGCCGTGCCAGTGCTGAGGGCGGCGTCGGCCAGCCGGATGCCGGACTGAGCGCCCTGGTTGCCGCCACCCTGGCGCAGCTCGACCGGGTGATTCTGGGCAAGTCCGGACAGGTCAGATTGTCGCTGGCCTGCTTGCTGGCGGGCGGTCACCTGCTGCTCGAAGATGTGCCGGGCGTCGGCAAGACCACCCTGGCGCAGGCCATCGCTGCCAGCCTGGGGCTGCATTTCTCGCGGCTGCAATTTACCAGTGACCTGCTGCCCGCCGATCTGCTGGGCGTCAGCATCTACGAACCCGCCGCCCGCGAGTTCCGCTTTCACGAGGGGCCGGTGTTTACCCAGCTGCTGCTGGCCGACGAGATCAACCGCGCCACCCCCAAGACCCAGTCGGCCCTCCTGGAAGCGATGGAGGAGCGGCAGGTCAGCGAGGGCGGCACCACCCGGCCGCTGCCCTCGCCCTTTTTCGTGATCGCCACCCAGAATCCGGCCTCGCAACTCGGCACCTTCGCGTTGCCCGAGTCGCAGCTGGATAGGTTTTTGATGACCGTCTCGCTGGGCTACCCCGATCCCCGTGCTGAGCGAGAGCTGCTGCTGGCCGGGGGCCGCCGCGACGCCGCGCGTGAACTCAGCGCCGTGCTGACCCCGCACGCGCTGCTGGCCGCCCAGGAGTCGGCGGCGGCGGTGCACGTCTCGGGTGCGCTGGCCGACTACGTGCTGGCGCTGATCACCGCCTCGCGCGCCCATCCCGATGTGCAGGCGGGCCTGAGTCCGCGCGCGGCGCTGGGACTGCTGGCGGCAGCGCGGGCCTGGGCCTGGCTCGCAGGGCGCGCCCATGTGCTGCCCGAGGACGTGCAGGCGGTGTTCGGCAGCGTGGCCGCCCACCGCTTGCTGGGCCGCGCCACCGGAGCGCCGAGTCCGGCGGTGGCTGCGCAACTGCTGGGCGTGGTGGCGATTCCCTGA
- a CDS encoding enoyl-ACP reductase FabI gives MISIDLSGKTALVMGVANARSLGWAIAEQLLTAGARVAFSYQGERLKPELEKLTRDYPGTLLRQADATSEDDLTALFAAVKAEFGTLDAVVHSIAYAPREAMEGRFLDTTPADWNTALSVSAYTLVSICRHAEPLLNEGGSVISLTYHASQKVVPKYNVMGVAKAALEAATRYLAAELGGRGVRVNTISAGPMRTIAARSIPGFSTMYDQAAKAAPLGRNATSQEVGKLGLFLLSDLASGITGQVVYVDAGSSVMAMKME, from the coding sequence ATGATTTCAATTGATCTGAGCGGCAAAACGGCACTGGTGATGGGCGTCGCCAATGCCCGCAGCCTCGGCTGGGCGATTGCCGAGCAACTGCTGACGGCGGGCGCTCGGGTGGCCTTCAGCTACCAGGGCGAGCGCCTGAAACCCGAACTCGAAAAGCTGACCAGGGACTATCCCGGCACGCTGCTCCGGCAGGCCGACGCCACCAGCGAGGACGACCTGACCGCCCTGTTTGCCGCCGTCAAGGCAGAGTTCGGCACGCTGGACGCGGTGGTCCACTCGATTGCCTACGCGCCGCGCGAGGCGATGGAGGGCAGATTCCTCGACACCACGCCCGCAGACTGGAACACCGCCCTGTCGGTCAGCGCCTACACCCTGGTGAGCATCTGCCGCCACGCCGAACCGCTGCTTAATGAAGGCGGCAGCGTCATCAGCCTGACCTACCACGCCTCGCAGAAGGTGGTGCCCAAGTACAACGTGATGGGCGTGGCGAAAGCGGCCCTGGAAGCTGCCACCCGCTACCTCGCCGCCGAGCTGGGCGGGAGGGGTGTGCGTGTCAACACCATCAGTGCCGGGCCGATGCGGACCATTGCCGCCCGCAGCATCCCCGGCTTCTCGACCATGTACGACCAGGCCGCCAAGGCCGCGCCGTTGGGGCGCAACGCCACCTCGCAGGAAGTCGGCAAGCTGGGGCTCTTCTTGCTGAGTGACCTCGCCAGCGGCATCACCGGGCAGGTCGTGTATGTGGACGCGGGCAGCAGCGTCATGGCGATGAAGATGGAGTAA
- a CDS encoding NAD-dependent epimerase/dehydratase family protein — protein sequence MKLLILGGTQFIGKHLTQAALLAGYQVTVFNRGRSPDDLPQQVERLRGDRDQGVAGLSALMGQHWDACFDVSGYTPRQVRASAGALQGRVGRYVYVSSRAVYAEPCGLPITEASPLQAPAAEDITQIDGETYGPLKVACEEIVQGLYADACTVLRPQIVVGPHDPTRRYPYWAERALLGGVMLAPGDGTDHLQVIDVRDVARFALRVVEADLDGVFNLAGPRLTWTDFLRICGAGQPATAQVRWIDIQMLRQHFPDAEELSLYVAENGPHAGRMNVSNVRAVRAGLTLTDPATTARDTQAWSCHQKLPYALTPEGEAALLGQL from the coding sequence GTGAAGTTGCTGATTCTGGGCGGCACCCAGTTTATCGGGAAACACCTGACCCAGGCGGCGCTGCTGGCCGGGTATCAGGTGACGGTGTTCAACCGGGGCCGCTCGCCCGACGATCTGCCGCAGCAGGTCGAGCGCCTGCGCGGTGACCGTGACCAGGGTGTCGCGGGTCTCAGCGCCCTGATGGGGCAACACTGGGACGCCTGCTTCGATGTCAGCGGCTACACACCCCGCCAGGTGCGGGCCAGCGCCGGGGCATTGCAGGGGCGGGTGGGGCGCTACGTCTATGTCAGCTCGCGGGCCGTCTACGCCGAGCCGTGCGGGCTGCCGATCACCGAGGCCAGCCCGTTGCAAGCTCCCGCCGCCGAGGACATCACCCAGATTGACGGCGAGACCTACGGCCCGCTCAAGGTCGCCTGCGAGGAAATCGTTCAGGGTCTTTACGCTGACGCCTGCACGGTCCTGCGTCCCCAGATCGTGGTGGGGCCGCACGACCCCACCCGGCGTTACCCGTACTGGGCCGAGCGGGCCTTGCTGGGCGGTGTGATGCTGGCTCCCGGCGACGGCACTGATCATCTGCAAGTCATTGACGTGCGCGATGTGGCCCGCTTTGCGCTGAGGGTGGTGGAGGCAGACCTTGATGGTGTCTTCAACCTGGCTGGCCCGCGCCTGACCTGGACCGACTTTTTGCGGATTTGCGGGGCGGGCCAGCCAGCCACCGCTCAGGTGCGCTGGATCGACATTCAGATGTTGCGTCAGCACTTCCCGGATGCTGAGGAACTCAGCCTGTATGTGGCTGAGAATGGCCCCCACGCCGGGCGCATGAACGTCAGTAACGTGCGGGCCGTGCGGGCGGGCCTGACCCTGACCGACCCGGCCACCACGGCGCGCGACACACAGGCCTGGAGTTGCCACCAGAAGTTGCCGTATGCACTGACGCCCGAGGGCGAAGCGGCGCTACTCGGCCAGCTCTGA